The following coding sequences lie in one Enterococcus sp. 9E7_DIV0242 genomic window:
- a CDS encoding sensor histidine kinase: MEEERVNPEKLLSAFDKENSGIGRLRIFFGYAAGVGKTYMMLKEAQEQLETGKDVQIGYIEPHDRPATLRLMEGLPVIPTVKSIYKGISLEELAVDQILDVHPDIVLVDELAHTNSPSSRNRKRYQDVEELLNAGIDVYTTMNVQHLESLNDIVEEITGITVQEKVPDKLLKNASWKVIDIEPAELIDRLAAGKIYSDTNSKRALQNFFTEEKLSFLRGLAIQRTSDHINQWSYSKNRKVKIQTKLLTIVDEEYPKMSERCIRWTSRLVQGLNAEWIVLRLKSDSEELDTSSDSILELAEKLGAETVSLESENFIDTVVEYVKLLSITDIVMGKNLQKTWINKLFIEDTEDVLLKRLPFVEIHLIPYKEKRKQTPIKSLQEYFQSRTKDFIVSISAVVGATIVTELMQYLHFGDQNLMLIYILFVVITARATTGYLWSSLTAVFSVLTFNWFFVEPLYSLTVYKQGYPLTLVIMLIVSLLISNLVGQIRRKARVSMEKEQQFEILYELNKRYVAASEVEDLYRSTASYLSALLNREVLVYDATGKLNSFRSPEKKKRLLGTKEEHAVAFWTGRNQKEAGFGTDTLTGAKGFYLPVVFEKRTKAVLGLERSAQKTIDNNQLNYLRLIAAQLATAIEQMELQEEKQKILVDTEKERVRGNLLRAVSHDIRTPLTGISGLIETIINDEATSEITAATRIKLLKDVQDESKWLIQMVENLLSITRISSDTTALNKTEEPIEEIVSSTIRRVRKVYPKVNLKTKLPEELIFLSVDPILIEQALFNLIDNAVRHGKATEPIYISVENQDDQVIFSVKDHGIGMSKEQFDRILTNLTTEKEKPIDSKNGLGIGLTIVKTIIKAHQGTFHVENNEQVTKFIFTIPKQRRSPNESEYSGD; encoded by the coding sequence ATGGAGGAGGAACGTGTAAATCCGGAAAAATTACTTTCAGCGTTTGATAAAGAAAATTCTGGGATCGGCAGACTCAGGATTTTCTTTGGCTATGCTGCCGGAGTAGGGAAAACCTACATGATGTTGAAGGAAGCGCAGGAACAGCTGGAGACAGGAAAAGACGTGCAAATCGGTTATATTGAACCGCATGATCGACCGGCAACACTTCGTCTCATGGAAGGATTACCAGTGATTCCTACAGTAAAATCCATTTATAAAGGTATTTCTCTTGAGGAGCTGGCTGTTGATCAAATCCTTGATGTTCACCCGGATATCGTATTGGTAGACGAGTTGGCGCATACAAATAGTCCAAGCTCACGGAACAGAAAAAGATACCAAGACGTAGAGGAACTTCTGAATGCAGGCATTGATGTCTACACAACAATGAACGTTCAACATTTGGAAAGCTTAAATGATATTGTTGAAGAAATCACCGGAATCACGGTTCAAGAAAAAGTACCGGATAAACTATTGAAAAATGCGTCATGGAAAGTGATCGACATCGAACCAGCCGAGCTAATTGACCGTTTAGCGGCTGGGAAAATTTATTCAGATACAAACAGTAAAAGAGCGTTGCAAAACTTTTTCACAGAAGAAAAGCTAAGCTTTTTAAGAGGATTGGCGATCCAGCGAACCTCTGACCACATCAACCAGTGGTCATATTCAAAAAATCGAAAGGTAAAAATCCAGACAAAGCTGCTGACGATCGTTGATGAAGAATACCCTAAAATGAGTGAACGGTGCATTCGTTGGACTTCAAGGTTAGTTCAGGGCTTGAATGCAGAGTGGATCGTCCTGCGATTGAAATCAGATTCAGAAGAGCTAGATACGAGCAGTGACAGTATTCTGGAGCTGGCAGAGAAGTTAGGTGCCGAGACGGTATCATTGGAGAGCGAAAATTTCATTGATACTGTGGTCGAGTATGTCAAGCTTCTGAGTATCACAGACATTGTAATGGGGAAGAATCTACAAAAGACATGGATAAACAAGCTGTTTATTGAAGACACAGAAGACGTATTACTGAAACGACTTCCCTTTGTGGAAATACATCTTATTCCATACAAGGAAAAGCGAAAGCAGACACCGATCAAAAGTCTACAGGAATACTTTCAAAGTCGTACCAAGGATTTTATTGTTTCCATCAGTGCAGTCGTTGGTGCAACCATTGTTACTGAATTGATGCAATATTTACATTTTGGTGATCAGAACTTGATGCTGATTTATATTCTTTTTGTTGTGATCACTGCACGAGCGACGACAGGCTATTTATGGAGCTCACTGACCGCTGTGTTTTCTGTTCTTACCTTTAACTGGTTTTTTGTAGAACCATTGTATTCATTGACGGTTTACAAACAAGGCTACCCACTCACTCTTGTAATTATGTTGATCGTGTCGCTCTTGATCAGTAATCTTGTTGGACAAATTCGACGAAAAGCACGGGTATCTATGGAGAAAGAGCAGCAGTTTGAAATTCTTTATGAGCTGAACAAGCGTTATGTAGCAGCCTCTGAGGTAGAGGATTTATATCGTTCAACGGCCAGCTATTTGTCTGCTCTGTTGAATCGGGAAGTCCTCGTTTATGACGCGACAGGAAAACTAAACAGCTTTCGCTCACCGGAAAAAAAGAAACGACTTCTGGGAACCAAGGAAGAACACGCAGTCGCCTTTTGGACTGGACGAAATCAAAAGGAGGCAGGCTTTGGAACAGACACATTAACGGGTGCCAAAGGCTTTTATCTGCCCGTTGTATTTGAGAAGAGAACCAAAGCTGTCTTAGGTTTGGAAAGAAGTGCGCAAAAAACGATCGATAACAATCAATTGAATTATCTGCGTTTGATAGCCGCACAGCTGGCAACTGCGATCGAACAAATGGAGCTGCAGGAAGAAAAGCAGAAGATATTAGTTGATACGGAAAAGGAACGTGTGCGTGGGAACTTACTACGAGCAGTCTCTCACGATATCCGAACACCGCTCACAGGGATTTCAGGATTGATTGAAACGATCATCAATGATGAAGCAACCAGTGAGATAACTGCAGCTACCCGCATCAAGCTGTTGAAGGATGTGCAAGATGAGTCCAAATGGTTGATTCAAATGGTAGAGAATTTGCTGTCGATCACAAGGATCAGTTCAGATACGACGGCACTCAACAAGACAGAAGAGCCGATAGAAGAAATTGTATCTTCGACGATTCGCAGAGTGCGAAAGGTTTATCCAAAGGTCAATTTAAAAACGAAGCTGCCGGAAGAACTCATCTTTCTGTCCGTTGATCCAATTCTGATCGAACAAGCATTGTTTAATCTGATTGATAATGCTGTCCGTCATGGCAAGGCAACCGAGCCAATTTATATTTCAGTTGAAAATCAGGATGATCAGGTCATTTTTTCTGTAAAAGATCACGGTATTGGGATGAGCAAGGAGCAGTTTGATCGGATATTGACTAACTTGACCACAGAGAAAGAAAAACCAATTGATTCTAAAAACGGCTTGGGGATTGGTTTGACGATTGTGAAGACGATCATCAAAGCTCATCAAGGAACATTTCATGTAGAGAATAATGAACAGGTGACGAAGTTTATTTTTACCATACCCAAACAAAGGAGGAGCCCGAATGAGAGCGAATATTCTGGTGATTGA
- a CDS encoding response regulator has translation MRANILVIEDDGIIAEFIQVVLERERYTVFQADSAMNGITLFQSQEIDLILLDLGLPDMDGMELLKILRKQYQTPIIVISARDNEIGKVEALDNGADDYVTKPFGTQELLARIRTAMRHSEKTVKGSQSFVNSQLLIDYEKHLVQKNDQEIHLTKNEFLLLKVLSENIGKVVTYKQLMRALYGPFAMGDTQVLRVNMSNIRKKIETDPVEPQYILTEIGVGYRMKDLRE, from the coding sequence ATGAGAGCGAATATTCTGGTGATTGAAGACGATGGGATCATCGCAGAGTTCATACAGGTGGTTTTGGAGAGAGAAAGATATACCGTGTTTCAAGCAGATTCTGCAATGAATGGAATCACTCTTTTTCAGTCACAGGAAATCGATCTGATTTTATTGGATCTGGGGCTTCCTGATATGGACGGGATGGAGCTGTTGAAAATTTTACGTAAGCAGTATCAGACACCAATCATTGTCATCTCCGCAAGAGACAATGAGATAGGAAAAGTTGAAGCACTAGATAACGGCGCGGATGATTATGTCACGAAACCATTTGGGACACAGGAGCTGCTGGCAAGGATTCGAACTGCCATGAGGCATTCTGAAAAAACGGTCAAAGGTAGCCAGTCATTTGTAAATAGCCAGCTTCTAATTGACTATGAAAAGCATCTGGTACAAAAAAATGACCAAGAGATTCATTTGACGAAAAATGAATTTCTGTTACTCAAAGTATTGAGTGAAAACATTGGTAAAGTTGTTACGTACAAACAGCTGATGCGTGCATTATATGGGCCATTTGCTATGGGTGATACACAGGTTCTTCGTGTGAACATGTCGAATATCCGCAAAAAAATCGAAACAGACCCCGTTGAGCCACAATATATTCTGACGGAAATCGGCGTGGGGTATCGGATGAAGGATCTACGAGAATGA
- a CDS encoding CPBP family intramembrane glutamic endopeptidase, translated as MIEETDNNNKTGWLLAGITILIGLGYQFIPGVLPFGTTIGIFWNALLCGIAGYLMLKDRFTEQFKHFKWKTLAWGLPLTFIVGILSGVIYQQLFGAASQNSIGDVITLQMIFLQVPFMLIGEELLSTNLILGLEKAGISFRWASLICSVLFALWHIPAYGLNIAQLLITLMPIRLVLNYIWKKSESVWVSWICHFLYDCLGFVQFFMK; from the coding sequence ATGATAGAAGAAACGGATAATAACAATAAAACAGGATGGCTGCTAGCGGGGATCACGATTTTAATTGGGCTTGGGTACCAGTTTATTCCTGGAGTCCTTCCTTTTGGAACGACGATCGGCATTTTTTGGAATGCTTTATTATGTGGAATAGCTGGTTATTTGATGCTAAAGGATCGTTTCACAGAGCAGTTTAAACATTTTAAGTGGAAGACCTTGGCTTGGGGCTTACCACTGACTTTTATCGTAGGGATTTTAAGTGGCGTTATTTATCAGCAGCTTTTTGGTGCTGCGTCTCAAAATTCTATTGGTGATGTGATCACACTACAGATGATTTTTCTTCAAGTCCCCTTTATGCTGATAGGAGAAGAACTGTTGAGTACCAACTTGATTTTGGGGTTGGAAAAAGCGGGCATTTCTTTTCGTTGGGCGAGTCTTATTTGTAGTGTACTGTTCGCTTTATGGCATATTCCTGCTTATGGGTTGAATATTGCTCAGTTATTGATCACATTGATGCCGATTCGTTTGGTCTTGAACTATATCTGGAAAAAATCAGAAAGTGTCTGGGTCAGTTGGATCTGTCACTTCTTGTATGATTGTTTAGGATTCGTCCAATTTTTCATGAAATAA
- a CDS encoding PucR family transcriptional regulator, producing the protein MGVKLNELLRLPSLREAEVVTGKNSLEKSVTSLSFLEVSDMDFFSKNIQVGEEYYAGELLIGSFYSIKDDRMKQCEAIRHLHDLGEIGIILYYVGIILPELAPEVIELAEELNFVIIQMPPNDSSLRYNEVIIEIMSVILANDPSENILNEVLEKVSLLPEHLRSVEITLKILSDLLRTNIVLANADYEIINQIKWPRNSSRELPILLNSYLEQPKREAVFYTEELAIYHREVFHKDNGLLNLFLLKENGEITDFDCEQAVELLQVALNLWGRKHGEISEYALVQAIINDESEKMYRLAGILSIDVHSIQMLWLIQLKNIRMEKSIREELADHVSKYYQTYVIQFIDNGIVVLLGKYRRNHSEFEISREFLKETSFNNELKNIVVCPKMRNTTDVRNTYQLVNNVRPMLKRVFPEKKTFSLIDIKQASQVMAVMKAGEQELSEHLLILDPILENDEYLETLCCFLLDADGDFQHCSDLLYIHKNTVKYRIKKISEQLGCDVTRLSEAYECYKACVLFRLIHQ; encoded by the coding sequence ATGGGCGTAAAATTAAACGAATTGTTAAGGCTGCCATCGTTACGAGAGGCGGAGGTTGTTACTGGAAAAAACAGTCTGGAGAAATCAGTGACCTCGCTTTCTTTTTTAGAGGTTTCTGATATGGATTTTTTCTCAAAAAACATTCAAGTCGGCGAGGAATATTATGCGGGAGAATTGTTGATCGGTTCATTTTATTCCATAAAGGATGACCGAATGAAGCAATGTGAAGCAATCAGACATCTACATGATCTTGGTGAAATAGGTATCATTCTCTATTATGTCGGCATCATCCTTCCTGAGCTTGCTCCTGAGGTGATTGAGTTGGCGGAAGAGCTGAATTTCGTCATCATTCAGATGCCGCCAAATGACAGTTCCTTGCGATACAATGAAGTTATTATTGAAATCATGTCAGTCATTTTGGCAAATGACCCCTCTGAGAATATTTTGAATGAGGTATTGGAGAAGGTTTCTCTTTTACCGGAGCATCTTAGAAGTGTGGAAATCACATTGAAAATATTATCTGATCTTTTGAGAACAAACATTGTTTTAGCAAATGCTGATTATGAAATCATCAATCAAATCAAATGGCCGCGAAATTCTTCACGAGAACTGCCGATTTTACTGAACAGCTATCTAGAGCAGCCAAAGCGTGAGGCGGTATTTTATACAGAGGAGCTGGCAATTTACCATCGAGAAGTGTTCCATAAAGATAATGGGCTGTTGAACCTATTTCTGCTCAAAGAGAATGGGGAAATCACTGATTTTGACTGTGAACAAGCGGTGGAACTTTTGCAGGTAGCATTAAATCTGTGGGGCAGAAAACACGGAGAAATCAGTGAGTATGCCCTTGTTCAGGCGATCATCAACGATGAGAGTGAGAAGATGTACCGGTTGGCAGGTATTTTATCGATCGATGTTCATTCGATTCAAATGCTGTGGTTGATTCAATTAAAAAATATTCGAATGGAGAAGAGCATTCGCGAGGAATTGGCTGATCATGTATCCAAGTATTACCAAACCTATGTTATCCAATTTATTGATAATGGGATCGTTGTTCTTTTGGGAAAATATCGGAGAAATCATTCAGAGTTTGAGATCAGTCGTGAGTTTTTAAAAGAAACGAGTTTCAATAACGAGCTGAAAAATATCGTTGTCTGTCCGAAAATGAGAAATACGACGGATGTCCGTAACACCTACCAACTGGTAAATAATGTTCGTCCGATGTTGAAACGGGTATTTCCAGAGAAAAAAACCTTTTCGCTAATCGATATCAAACAGGCATCTCAAGTCATGGCAGTAATGAAAGCAGGAGAACAGGAGCTTTCTGAGCACCTACTGATTCTTGACCCCATTTTGGAAAATGACGAATACTTAGAAACACTCTGTTGTTTTCTTTTAGATGCAGATGGTGATTTTCAGCACTGCAGCGATCTCTTGTATATTCATAAAAATACCGTGAAGTATCGAATAAAAAAAATCAGTGAACAACTTGGATGTGATGTCACTCGGCTTTCAGAAGCTTATGAGTGTTACAAAGCATGTGTCCTGTTTCGATTGATTCATCAGTGA
- a CDS encoding cytosine permease, which produces MKENETKQSWASLAFVWAGAMICVPSLIIGGTLVAGMSFGQAIIVGTIGYSIIVLFMILQGIQSADLKKPTVSVASQVFGKTGSQKIISIILAIACLGWFGIQANVCGQAFSNFLKVYSIELPVQLSSLIWGIIMLLSALYGIKILNLLNYIAVPVLVAVCIYGVTVSLRSTSLSEVLSFQGTGDLSFFSALSVTIGSFALGAVIAGDYSQYSETRGDVMKAAILGILPSGVLMIAVGAILTVTAGTADITEVFMGLGSPILGVTALILATWTTNAVNAFSGGLAIINVFDIPKEKEKLAVAAAGGIGTLLAVVGILNYFVPIMSVLSAMIPAVAGVMIASYWIVQKGDATRWQPVEGMNWLGVISWMIGAIIAGIPVIVSFFPSLPQLPNQPLIGIVISFCVYLVGHKWFAKQSSGQQTQTTSEVEE; this is translated from the coding sequence ATGAAAGAAAATGAAACAAAGCAATCATGGGCAAGTCTGGCGTTTGTTTGGGCCGGTGCAATGATCTGTGTTCCAAGTCTGATCATTGGAGGGACACTGGTTGCAGGGATGTCTTTTGGTCAAGCAATCATCGTTGGTACGATCGGGTATAGTATCATCGTCTTATTTATGATTCTACAAGGAATACAGAGTGCAGATTTAAAGAAGCCGACTGTAAGTGTTGCTTCTCAAGTATTTGGAAAAACAGGTTCGCAGAAAATCATTTCAATCATCCTGGCTATTGCTTGTCTAGGGTGGTTTGGGATTCAAGCAAATGTCTGTGGTCAGGCCTTCAGCAACTTTTTAAAGGTATACAGTATCGAGTTACCTGTTCAGTTATCCTCGTTGATCTGGGGAATAATCATGCTCCTTTCAGCATTGTATGGCATCAAGATATTGAATCTGCTCAATTATATTGCGGTACCGGTGTTAGTGGCTGTCTGTATTTATGGCGTTACTGTTTCATTGAGAAGTACGAGTCTGAGTGAGGTCCTTTCTTTTCAAGGGACGGGTGATTTATCTTTCTTTTCAGCGCTTTCTGTAACGATTGGCTCATTCGCTCTGGGGGCCGTGATTGCTGGGGATTATTCCCAGTATTCTGAAACGCGAGGCGATGTGATGAAGGCGGCTATTTTAGGGATTTTACCCTCTGGTGTACTGATGATTGCTGTAGGAGCAATCCTGACTGTTACGGCTGGAACCGCAGATATTACTGAAGTATTTATGGGTCTGGGTTCACCGATATTAGGTGTCACAGCCCTCATTCTTGCAACTTGGACGACCAATGCAGTGAATGCTTTTTCAGGAGGTCTGGCCATTATCAATGTATTTGATATTCCAAAGGAAAAAGAAAAATTGGCTGTGGCAGCTGCCGGTGGGATCGGTACTTTATTGGCAGTTGTCGGCATATTGAATTATTTTGTTCCGATCATGTCGGTACTTTCTGCAATGATTCCAGCAGTGGCTGGTGTGATGATCGCCTCTTACTGGATTGTTCAAAAAGGCGATGCAACGCGTTGGCAGCCGGTTGAAGGGATGAATTGGTTAGGGGTGATTTCTTGGATGATCGGCGCAATCATTGCTGGAATACCAGTGATCGTCAGCTTCTTCCCAAGTCTCCCGCAGCTGCCAAATCAGCCGTTGATTGGGATCGTGATCTCTTTTTGTGTTTATCTAGTAGGACATAAATGGTTTGCAAAGCAGTCGTCTGGTCAACAGACGCAGACGACTTCAGAAGTGGAGGAATAG
- a CDS encoding DUF917 domain-containing protein produces MRYLNEEAIENIAVGAAFLGTGGGGDPYIGKMMALSAIKEYGPIQLISVEEIAAEDYFIPAAMMGAPSVMVEKFPKGDEFVRVFEKLGRYLGVEKIAGTFPMEAGGVNSMIPIVVAAALGLPLVDCDGMGRAFPELQMTTFNLAGISATPMAITDEKGNIGIMETIDNKWTERLARVQTVEMGASALVSIYPCEGHELKNHSITNIVTLSEQIGAVIQSNERDEQEKLKQLLTLINGIQLFEGKITDVLRKVEGGFNFGQACIEGLNEDASSNMTVFFQNENLIAEKDGQPVAMTPDLICMVDLETLMPVTTEALKYGKRVRVLALPSHPKWQTEKGIETVGPRYFGYDLDYVPLDVLNNGGNAHV; encoded by the coding sequence ATGCGTTATTTAAATGAAGAGGCAATAGAAAATATTGCTGTTGGTGCGGCCTTTTTGGGAACTGGCGGCGGCGGCGATCCATATATAGGAAAGATGATGGCTTTATCAGCTATTAAAGAGTATGGGCCGATTCAATTGATTTCAGTTGAAGAGATTGCAGCAGAGGACTACTTTATCCCGGCAGCAATGATGGGAGCCCCTTCAGTAATGGTAGAAAAATTTCCAAAGGGCGATGAATTTGTGCGTGTCTTTGAAAAGCTAGGTAGGTATTTGGGTGTCGAGAAAATTGCAGGTACTTTTCCGATGGAAGCGGGAGGTGTGAACTCGATGATTCCGATCGTTGTGGCTGCAGCACTTGGCTTGCCGTTGGTTGATTGTGATGGGATGGGCAGAGCGTTTCCGGAGCTGCAGATGACGACGTTCAATTTAGCGGGTATTTCAGCTACTCCAATGGCCATCACAGATGAAAAGGGCAATATCGGTATCATGGAAACCATCGATAACAAATGGACCGAGCGGTTGGCTCGTGTACAGACCGTTGAGATGGGTGCCAGTGCTCTTGTCAGTATTTATCCATGTGAAGGGCACGAACTAAAAAATCATAGTATCACGAATATCGTCACGCTGTCTGAGCAAATCGGAGCAGTGATTCAAAGCAACGAAAGAGATGAGCAGGAGAAGCTTAAACAATTGTTGACGCTTATTAACGGTATTCAACTGTTTGAAGGGAAGATTACAGATGTTTTACGAAAAGTAGAAGGCGGCTTCAATTTTGGACAGGCCTGTATTGAAGGGTTGAATGAAGATGCTTCCTCAAACATGACTGTCTTTTTCCAAAATGAAAACCTAATCGCTGAAAAGGATGGTCAGCCGGTTGCGATGACTCCGGACTTGATTTGTATGGTGGATTTGGAAACTTTGATGCCGGTAACAACAGAAGCATTAAAATACGGAAAACGGGTTCGAGTACTAGCGTTGCCGAGTCATCCTAAATGGCAGACAGAAAAAGGGATAGAAACTGTTGGACCAAGATATTTCGGCTATGATTTGGACTATGTTCCTTTAGACGTATTGAACAATGGGGGGAACGCGCATGTATAG
- a CDS encoding hydantoinase/oxoprolinase N-terminal domain-containing protein, which produces MYRIGIDVGGTNTDAVIIDENLNLIHGVKMPTSEDIQTGIEQALHRVVKEAGIDPAKITHAMLGTTQCTNAIVERKKLAKVGVLRLGYPATASVLPYTAWPEDMTETLGGEYALAHGGYEYDGQPLTELKEQEIKEILMGWKGKIESLAIVGVFSSLKNDQEFQVAKWAEEILGEDIPVSCSSTIGSVGLIERENATILNAALNKVMVTVSNGFEQALANEGIYEAAVYLCQNDGTLMSIDYARKFPILTIACGPTNSIRGASYLAKLKNAIVLDVGGTTSDLGVLADGFPRESSLAVDVGGIRTNFRMPDIISIGLGGGSIVREKDGQITVGPDSVGYRITTEAKVFGGSVTTATDIAVRLGKADVGDASLVEDIPLVFAEEAYQKIKTMTEDAIDKMKTSSGDVELVLVGGGGIIIPTELKGVSAIYWDEHGGVANAIGASIAQISGQYEQIYIYSRLSREDSLQDAQEKASQQAVLAGAVETTIELVEIEETPLAYHPENATRLRIKVVGKMDE; this is translated from the coding sequence ATGTATAGAATCGGTATTGACGTTGGTGGAACAAACACTGATGCAGTGATCATTGATGAAAATTTAAACTTGATACATGGTGTAAAAATGCCAACAAGCGAAGACATCCAAACTGGAATAGAACAGGCGCTGCATCGTGTCGTGAAAGAAGCTGGAATCGATCCAGCTAAAATTACTCACGCTATGCTTGGTACAACACAATGTACCAATGCAATCGTCGAACGGAAAAAGCTGGCAAAAGTAGGCGTTCTACGCTTAGGCTATCCTGCGACAGCATCGGTCCTTCCATACACTGCTTGGCCGGAGGATATGACAGAGACATTAGGCGGGGAGTATGCTCTGGCGCATGGCGGGTATGAGTATGATGGACAACCATTGACTGAGCTGAAGGAGCAGGAAATAAAAGAGATTTTGATGGGCTGGAAAGGAAAAATAGAATCATTGGCAATCGTGGGTGTTTTTTCATCCTTAAAGAATGATCAGGAATTTCAAGTAGCGAAATGGGCGGAAGAAATTCTTGGGGAGGATATCCCTGTTTCCTGTTCGTCTACGATTGGTTCAGTGGGTCTGATTGAGCGCGAAAATGCAACGATATTGAATGCTGCGCTAAACAAAGTGATGGTGACAGTCAGTAACGGATTTGAGCAGGCGTTGGCGAATGAGGGCATCTATGAAGCAGCAGTCTATTTATGTCAGAATGATGGGACGCTGATGTCCATTGATTATGCACGTAAATTCCCGATTTTGACCATTGCTTGTGGTCCAACTAACAGTATTCGGGGAGCTTCCTATCTAGCTAAATTAAAGAATGCCATTGTATTGGATGTGGGCGGAACAACCTCTGATTTGGGCGTACTGGCAGATGGGTTCCCACGCGAATCTTCTTTGGCTGTAGATGTGGGCGGTATTCGAACAAATTTCAGAATGCCGGATATTATTTCAATTGGCCTTGGTGGCGGCAGTATTGTCAGAGAAAAGGATGGGCAGATCACGGTTGGTCCGGATAGCGTCGGTTATAGAATCACGACAGAAGCCAAAGTCTTTGGCGGTAGTGTGACTACAGCGACAGATATTGCTGTACGTTTAGGCAAAGCAGATGTGGGTGATGCATCATTGGTTGAGGATATTCCTTTAGTATTTGCAGAAGAGGCCTATCAAAAAATCAAAACGATGACAGAGGATGCTATCGACAAAATGAAAACAAGCTCCGGTGATGTAGAGCTGGTTTTAGTTGGTGGCGGAGGCATCATCATACCTACTGAGCTGAAAGGTGTTTCAGCTATTTATTGGGATGAGCATGGAGGCGTAGCTAATGCAATCGGAGCCTCTATTGCCCAAATAAGTGGGCAATATGAACAAATCTATATTTATTCCCGACTTTCGAGAGAAGACAGCTTGCAAGACGCGCAGGAAAAAGCTTCACAGCAGGCAGTTCTTGCTGGAGCAGTTGAAACTACGATCGAATTAGTTGAAATCGAAGAAACACCGTTAGCCTACCATC